A genome region from Aliivibrio salmonicida LFI1238 includes the following:
- the flgJ gene encoding flagellar assembly peptidoglycan hydrolase FlgJ codes for MNNSVNMTDVGFIHDVGGLDKLRKSAVNGDQESQDKALRAAAVQFESIFTQMLFKSMRNANSSFKSDMMSSDNQKFFEQMRDDQMSTELSKQGSLGLADMIVAQLGASLNQEPPVHNGKNLEQNARVAMRRAATDETLRLPAEHQPLSAAKQASQTESPSAVKLEQMLAARQIQQSEKFDSPQQFVDTMKPYAEKAAKALGIDSNVLIAQAALETGWGKKVIKNSVDSSHNLFNIKADRSWQGDKIAKNTLEYHDNIAVSENAAFRSYDNYEESFSDFVRFLNQNPRYERALQQTQSSESFIKGIHSAGYATDPNYSSKVMSVMKTVEDLLK; via the coding sequence ATGAATAATTCAGTAAATATGACAGACGTTGGCTTTATCCACGATGTGGGTGGCCTAGATAAATTACGTAAAAGTGCGGTAAATGGCGATCAAGAAAGCCAAGACAAAGCCTTGCGTGCGGCGGCTGTGCAGTTTGAATCGATCTTTACACAAATGCTTTTTAAATCAATGCGTAATGCTAATAGTTCATTTAAATCAGACATGATGAGCAGTGATAATCAAAAGTTCTTTGAGCAAATGCGTGACGACCAAATGTCGACCGAATTATCAAAGCAAGGCTCGCTAGGATTAGCGGATATGATTGTTGCACAACTTGGTGCCTCACTAAATCAAGAACCGCCAGTGCACAATGGCAAGAATTTAGAGCAAAATGCACGAGTGGCAATGCGAAGAGCGGCAACGGATGAAACATTGCGTTTGCCTGCTGAGCATCAACCCCTGTCTGCGGCAAAACAAGCGTCACAAACCGAATCACCATCGGCCGTTAAATTAGAACAAATGCTAGCGGCAAGACAAATTCAACAGTCTGAGAAGTTTGATTCACCTCAGCAATTTGTTGATACGATGAAGCCATACGCTGAAAAAGCGGCAAAGGCCTTAGGTATTGATTCAAATGTATTAATCGCTCAGGCCGCATTAGAAACTGGCTGGGGTAAGAAAGTTATCAAGAATTCAGTGGATTCAAGCCATAACTTATTCAACATTAAAGCAGACAGAAGCTGGCAAGGCGATAAGATCGCTAAAAATACGTTGGAATATCACGATAACATTGCCGTTTCAGAGAATGCCGCTTTCCGTTCATACGACAATTATGAAGAAAGCTTCAGTGACTTTGTGCGTTTCTTAAATCAAAATCCACGTTATGAACGCGCATTGCAACAAACACAAAGTTCAGAAAGCTTTATTAAAGGCATTCACAGTGCGGGTTATGCAACGGATCCTAATTACTCAAGTAAAGTAATGAGCGTAATGAAGACGGTTGAAGACTTACTAAAATAA
- the flgH gene encoding flagellar basal body L-ring protein FlgH, whose protein sequence is MKRLLCLLLLTTLTGCGSFLIQNPNLQENEVTSATTNVDAVEGDKEEDTGIIDTLRGRSEPISGDPAWAPIHPKEKPEHYAAATGSLFNVDHAQDMYDDTKPRGLGDIVTVMLAENTKAAKSADAELSKKNDSSMDPLQVGGQELQVGGQYNFSYELSNDNKFTGNTSANQSNSLSGSITVEVIEVLSNGNLLIRGEKWLTLNTGDEYIRLSGTIRPDDIAFDNTIASTRISNARIQYSGTGDQQDMQEPGFLARFFNVAL, encoded by the coding sequence ATGAAACGTCTTCTTTGTTTACTGCTATTAACAACCTTGACTGGGTGTGGATCTTTCTTGATTCAGAATCCAAATTTACAAGAAAATGAAGTGACTTCAGCGACCACCAACGTGGATGCAGTTGAGGGTGACAAAGAAGAAGATACGGGCATTATCGATACGCTTCGTGGTCGTAGTGAGCCGATTTCAGGTGATCCAGCGTGGGCGCCGATTCATCCAAAAGAAAAACCAGAACATTATGCAGCCGCAACGGGCTCATTGTTTAATGTGGATCATGCACAAGACATGTACGATGACACCAAGCCACGTGGTTTAGGCGACATTGTTACCGTTATGCTTGCTGAAAATACCAAAGCGGCAAAAAGTGCCGATGCAGAATTATCAAAGAAAAATGATTCAAGCATGGACCCTCTGCAAGTGGGTGGTCAAGAGTTGCAAGTGGGTGGGCAGTATAATTTCTCGTATGAGTTATCTAACGATAATAAATTTACAGGTAATACGTCTGCGAACCAAAGTAACAGCTTAAGTGGTTCCATTACGGTGGAAGTGATTGAAGTTCTTTCTAATGGTAACTTATTGATCCGTGGAGAGAAGTGGTTAACTCTAAATACAGGGGATGAATACATTCGTCTTAGCGGCACGATTCGTCCGGATGACATTGCTTTTGATAACACAATAGCCTCAACCCGTATTTCAAACGCTCGAATTCAATATTCAGGCACGGGTGATCAACAAGATATGCAAGAACCTGGATTCTTGGCACGATTCTTTAATGTAGCACTATAA
- a CDS encoding CheR family methyltransferase: MTTITINEQEYRDFSRFLESQCGIVLGDSKQYLVRSRLSPLVAKFSLASLSDLLKQVIAGRNRELRVAAVDAMTTNETLWFRDGYPFTVLAEKLLPEFAANRRPLKIWSAASSSGQEAYSMGMIISEIQARKPGFLPNIAITGTDISPSMLDTCKAGVYDNLALSRGLSPERRRAFFEDVGDGKMKINDKIQRMVNFRPQNLMDSYSLLGKFDIIFCRNVLIYFSPDMKAKVLNQMAASLNPGGYLLLGASESLTGLTDKFEMVRCNPGIIYKLK, from the coding sequence ATGACAACTATAACTATCAACGAACAAGAATATCGTGATTTTAGCCGATTTCTTGAGTCTCAATGTGGCATTGTCCTTGGTGACAGCAAGCAATATTTAGTGAGAAGCCGACTGAGCCCTTTAGTTGCTAAGTTTTCATTAGCTTCATTATCCGATTTATTAAAGCAAGTTATTGCTGGCAGAAATCGTGAATTGCGTGTTGCTGCTGTTGATGCAATGACAACGAATGAAACATTGTGGTTTAGAGACGGCTATCCGTTTACCGTATTGGCTGAAAAATTATTGCCAGAATTTGCTGCTAATCGTCGTCCATTGAAAATTTGGTCAGCGGCGAGTTCGTCAGGCCAAGAAGCGTATTCAATGGGAATGATTATTTCTGAGATCCAAGCGCGTAAACCCGGTTTCTTACCTAATATCGCGATTACGGGGACTGACATTTCACCATCAATGCTTGATACGTGTAAAGCTGGGGTTTATGACAATCTTGCGTTAAGCCGTGGGTTGTCACCAGAGCGTCGTCGTGCATTTTTTGAAGATGTGGGTGATGGTAAGATGAAGATCAACGATAAAATTCAACGTATGGTTAATTTTCGTCCTCAAAATCTAATGGACAGTTACAGCTTACTTGGTAAGTTCGACATCATTTTTTGTCGTAATGTATTGATCTATTTTTCTCCAGATATGAAAGCCAAAGTATTAAATCAAATGGCGGCAAGTCTTAACCCTGGCGGGTATTTATTGCTTGGTGCTTCGGAATCGTTAACAGGATTAACCGATAAATTTGAAATGGTACGTTGTAATCCAGGTATTATTTACAAACTAAAATGA
- a CDS encoding flagellar basal body rod protein FlgF, producing the protein MDRALFLAMSGAKQNMQAMQLSSNNLANVSTTGFRADLEQARAMQAYGEGLPSRVFSMTERPGQNFAQGSVITTGRDLDLTIEGDGWISVMDNTGREGLTRAGNLKIDETGLLMNGSGHLVMGENNAPITLPLPISKIQIAKDGTISVLEQGAPAEAMAEVDRIKLVKTDNRDLFKDTNGLFRSKNPNNAFQADASVTVLKGALEGSNVNAVGEMTNLIDLQRQFEMQVKMMSTAEEMDKASSSLLRMG; encoded by the coding sequence ATGGATCGCGCATTATTTTTAGCCATGAGTGGCGCTAAGCAAAACATGCAAGCTATGCAGCTTAGCTCAAACAACCTTGCCAACGTAAGTACGACTGGTTTTCGTGCTGATTTAGAGCAAGCGCGTGCAATGCAGGCGTATGGTGAAGGTTTGCCTAGTCGCGTATTCAGCATGACTGAACGCCCGGGACAAAATTTTGCACAAGGTTCTGTCATTACGACGGGCCGTGATTTAGATTTAACTATTGAAGGTGATGGTTGGATTTCAGTAATGGACAACACTGGCCGTGAAGGGTTGACCCGCGCAGGTAATCTAAAAATTGATGAGACAGGTTTGCTAATGAATGGCAGTGGTCATTTGGTGATGGGCGAAAATAATGCGCCGATTACCTTGCCGCTTCCAATTTCAAAAATTCAAATTGCAAAAGACGGTACGATTTCAGTATTAGAGCAAGGTGCACCAGCAGAAGCCATGGCTGAAGTCGACCGCATTAAATTAGTAAAAACAGATAACCGTGATTTATTCAAAGATACGAATGGTTTGTTCCGTTCTAAAAATCCTAATAATGCATTTCAAGCCGACGCTAGCGTGACGGTGCTTAAAGGTGCATTGGAAGGCAGTAACGTAAATGCCGTAGGTGAGATGACCAATTTAATTGATTTGCAGCGTCAGTTTGAAATGCAAGTCAAGATGATGAGTACTGCTGAAGAAATGGATAAAGCTTCAAGCTCATTATTACGTATGGGTTAA
- the flgD gene encoding flagellar hook assembly protein FlgD, which produces MTGINNVGQQGLSYIDQLKSLQEANKPEKTTGGKNELKQEDFLALLTKQLSQQDPSKPVENDQMIAQMASFATVDGIGKMNKQFDSLNTSMTSNQALQASSLVGRDVLVPGAKGLKEADKGMAAMVKLPKAINSLLVRVENEQGQLIRTLNVGAKPAGDSRVEWDGKDDKGNAMPAGRYSIKAAGVLDGENKEFGVSTYANVNSVLLGKGNGNVLLNLAGFASPMKLAEVLEIGKA; this is translated from the coding sequence ATGACTGGAATCAATAACGTTGGTCAACAAGGCTTGTCCTACATCGACCAGCTTAAAAGTCTTCAAGAGGCGAACAAGCCTGAAAAGACAACTGGCGGTAAAAATGAACTGAAGCAAGAAGACTTCCTTGCATTATTAACCAAACAGTTGTCTCAACAAGACCCATCTAAGCCGGTTGAAAACGATCAAATGATTGCGCAAATGGCATCATTTGCAACCGTTGATGGTATTGGCAAGATGAATAAGCAGTTCGATAGCTTAAATACATCAATGACATCTAACCAAGCATTACAAGCGTCTTCGCTTGTTGGTCGTGATGTGCTAGTACCAGGTGCTAAAGGCTTAAAAGAAGCTGATAAAGGTATGGCGGCAATGGTTAAATTGCCTAAAGCGATTAATAGCTTATTGGTTCGTGTTGAAAACGAACAAGGCCAATTAATTCGTACCTTAAATGTAGGCGCTAAACCAGCCGGAGACTCACGTGTTGAGTGGGACGGTAAAGATGATAAAGGCAATGCAATGCCTGCTGGCCGCTACAGCATTAAAGCGGCTGGTGTGCTAGATGGAGAAAACAAAGAATTTGGTGTATCAACATACGCTAACGTCAACAGTGTTCTTCTAGGCAAAGGCAATGGCAATGTTTTGCTTAATCTTGCTGGTTTTGCTTCACCGATGAAATTAGCCGAAGTGCTAGAGATCGGCAAAGCATAA
- a CDS encoding flagellar basal body P-ring protein FlgI, with the protein MTNRWSFDVKKNLVTLILTWLCLSISTAQAARIKDVSEVAGVRSNQLIGYGLVSGLPGTGESTPFTDQSFNAMLQNFGIQLPPGTKPKTKNVAAVMVTTTLPAFAKQGQVVDITVSSVGSAKSLRGGTLLQTFLKGLDGKTYAIAQGNLIVSGFSATGADGSKIVGNNPTVGRISGGAMVEREVPSPFGRGDFITFNLLDSDFTTAQRMADAVNNFLGPNMASAVDATSVRVRAPRDISQRVAFLSAVENVNFDPADGSAKIIVNSRTGTIVVGKHVRLRAAAVTHGGMTVAIKENQQVSQPGPFGNGKTVVTQDSDIEVTEKQGKMFKFEPGLTLDDLVRAVNEVGAAPSDLMAILQALKQAGAIEGQLIII; encoded by the coding sequence ATGACGAATCGTTGGAGTTTTGACGTGAAGAAAAACCTAGTTACCTTAATTCTTACTTGGTTATGCCTAAGTATCTCTACTGCACAAGCGGCACGTATTAAAGACGTGTCAGAAGTTGCAGGAGTTCGTAGTAACCAATTAATCGGCTATGGTTTGGTTTCTGGTTTACCGGGAACGGGCGAATCAACGCCATTTACCGATCAAAGTTTCAATGCCATGTTGCAAAACTTTGGTATTCAATTGCCACCAGGCACAAAACCAAAAACGAAAAACGTAGCAGCAGTAATGGTCACTACGACATTGCCAGCTTTTGCAAAGCAAGGTCAAGTGGTCGATATTACGGTTTCATCTGTAGGTTCAGCAAAAAGCTTACGTGGTGGTACGTTATTACAGACCTTCTTAAAAGGCTTGGATGGAAAAACATACGCCATTGCACAAGGTAATTTAATTGTGAGTGGTTTTAGTGCAACCGGTGCTGATGGTTCTAAAATTGTGGGTAATAACCCAACAGTCGGCCGTATTTCTGGTGGTGCAATGGTTGAGCGTGAAGTGCCGTCGCCATTCGGTCGTGGTGATTTCATTACTTTCAACTTATTAGATTCAGATTTTACAACCGCTCAACGTATGGCTGATGCGGTCAATAATTTCCTTGGCCCTAATATGGCTTCAGCGGTTGATGCGACTTCTGTTCGAGTTCGAGCTCCCCGAGATATTAGCCAACGAGTTGCATTTTTGTCTGCGGTAGAAAATGTTAACTTTGATCCAGCAGATGGCTCAGCAAAAATTATTGTGAATTCTCGTACTGGTACGATTGTAGTTGGTAAGCACGTTAGATTAAGAGCGGCCGCAGTAACTCACGGTGGAATGACGGTAGCAATCAAAGAAAACCAACAAGTGAGTCAACCGGGACCATTCGGTAATGGAAAAACGGTTGTAACACAAGATTCTGACATCGAAGTAACCGAAAAGCAGGGTAAGATGTTTAAATTTGAACCGGGCTTAACGTTGGATGATTTGGTTCGAGCGGTGAATGAGGTTGGTGCAGCACCATCCGATTTAATGGCGATTCTTCAAGCGTTGAAACAAGCAGGCGCAATTGAAGGCCAACTGATCATTATTTAA
- the flgC gene encoding flagellar basal body rod protein FlgC, with amino-acid sequence MSLFNVFNVAGSAMSAESVRLNTTSSNMANADSVSSSASETYKARHAIFGAELSKAKYKQDFTVPVKVLGIVESQKPLRAEYNPDHPMANDDGYIFKPNVNVMEEMANMISASRSYQTNVQVADAGKQMLQSTLRMGQ; translated from the coding sequence ATGAGCTTATTTAATGTTTTTAACGTTGCAGGTTCTGCAATGAGTGCAGAGTCAGTTCGTCTCAACACCACTTCAAGTAACATGGCAAATGCGGACAGTGTCAGTAGCTCAGCTTCTGAAACCTACAAAGCTCGCCACGCTATCTTTGGTGCAGAATTGAGTAAAGCTAAATATAAACAAGACTTTACAGTACCTGTAAAAGTGCTGGGTATTGTTGAAAGCCAAAAACCGCTACGTGCTGAATATAACCCCGATCACCCTATGGCAAACGACGATGGTTATATTTTTAAACCAAACGTTAATGTGATGGAAGAAATGGCAAACATGATTTCTGCTTCTCGTTCATACCAAACGAATGTGCAAGTTGCAGATGCAGGCAAACAAATGTTGCAGAGTACTCTGCGAATGGGTCAATAA
- the flgG gene encoding flagellar basal-body rod protein FlgG: MNPALWVSKTGLDAQQTNIATISNNLANASTVGFKKSRAVFEDLFYQNVNQAGAQSTQNTELPTGLMLGSGSKVVATQKVFTNGNAQTTSNGMDMMIEGKGFFQITMPDGNLGYSRNGQFTLNSEGAMVTTGSGYPLEPEIVVPEDAINVTVGTDGEVSVRLRGQQDNQVIGQITTVDFINPGGLEPVGQNLYLPTGASGDPQEGTPGLEGLGAIRQSMLEASNVNVTEELVNMIEAQRVYEMNSKVISAVDKMASFVNQQL, encoded by the coding sequence ATGAATCCAGCATTATGGGTAAGTAAAACAGGTTTAGACGCACAACAAACCAACATCGCAACTATCTCAAACAACTTGGCGAATGCCTCAACGGTTGGTTTTAAAAAAAGCCGTGCTGTTTTTGAAGATCTGTTTTACCAAAACGTAAACCAAGCCGGCGCTCAATCAACACAAAACACAGAGCTTCCAACGGGATTAATGCTTGGTTCTGGTTCTAAAGTTGTGGCAACACAAAAAGTATTTACTAACGGTAATGCACAAACCACGTCGAACGGCATGGACATGATGATCGAAGGTAAAGGCTTTTTCCAAATTACAATGCCAGACGGCAACCTTGGTTATTCTCGTAACGGTCAATTTACGTTGAACTCTGAAGGCGCAATGGTTACAACCGGTTCTGGTTACCCTTTAGAACCAGAAATTGTGGTTCCTGAAGATGCAATTAACGTGACCGTTGGTACGGATGGCGAAGTGTCTGTTCGTTTACGTGGTCAACAAGATAACCAAGTGATTGGTCAAATTACGACGGTTGATTTCATCAATCCAGGTGGTTTAGAACCTGTAGGCCAAAACCTTTACTTACCAACGGGTGCAAGTGGTGATCCTCAAGAAGGCACGCCAGGTTTAGAAGGCTTAGGAGCGATTCGTCAATCTATGCTTGAAGCATCAAACGTAAACGTAACCGAAGAATTGGTAAACATGATTGAAGCGCAACGTGTTTATGAAATGAACTCTAAAGTAATCTCTGCTGTTGATAAGATGGCAAGCTTTGTTAACCAACAATTATAA
- the flgE gene encoding flagellar hook protein FlgE, giving the protein MSYVALSGLSAAQKDLNTTSNNLANANTFGFKESRAEFGDVYSSSLFSNTKTTTGGGAQTTKIAQQFHEGSSIYTNNPMDLRISGQGFFGVAKDRLQPGTNELSRNGAFHLDKENYVTTSNDEFLLGYDVDPESGNVSSYQPKALKIPDQFGKPRATENVDIGMNLPASEVPKDPALFDMNDPDTFNKSTSVTTYDLLGQPYKMTTYYVKDATQPNRWNVFYSSTDTEGEKAVNINAGDATNAAGQVGHSIVFNNDGTTQSVNAGQPVTTTPLGANGLNMNGADTQQTLTMKFDNPTQFSAPFEMRRFSEDGATTGYLSKVDIDKSGNIVGSYSNGKDVTLGRVAMVRVTNQQGLAQNGGTQWSTTQASGAAIWGEANQGSFGDIQSGTLEQSNIDMTQELVDLISAQRNFQANSRALDVHNQLQQNILQIR; this is encoded by the coding sequence ATGTCATACGTAGCATTAAGTGGTCTATCCGCTGCTCAAAAAGATCTAAACACAACGTCAAATAACTTGGCAAACGCCAACACCTTTGGTTTTAAAGAGTCTCGTGCAGAATTTGGTGATGTGTATTCGTCGTCACTATTCTCAAATACTAAAACCACAACTGGTGGTGGCGCGCAGACAACTAAAATTGCTCAGCAATTCCATGAAGGGTCTAGTATTTATACGAATAACCCAATGGATTTACGTATTTCTGGGCAAGGTTTCTTTGGTGTAGCAAAGGATCGTCTTCAGCCTGGAACGAATGAGTTGAGCCGTAATGGTGCGTTTCATTTAGATAAAGAAAATTACGTAACAACATCAAATGATGAATTTTTATTGGGTTACGACGTCGACCCTGAGTCGGGTAATGTGTCATCTTATCAGCCAAAAGCACTTAAGATTCCAGATCAATTTGGTAAGCCAAGAGCCACTGAAAACGTTGATATTGGCATGAACTTGCCAGCATCAGAAGTGCCAAAAGATCCGGCTCTTTTTGATATGAATGATCCTGATACGTTTAATAAATCAACCTCAGTTACAACGTACGATTTATTAGGTCAACCATACAAAATGACCACGTATTATGTGAAAGACGCAACGCAACCAAACCGTTGGAACGTGTTCTATTCTTCTACGGATACGGAAGGTGAAAAAGCGGTTAACATTAATGCGGGTGACGCAACAAATGCGGCAGGCCAAGTAGGCCACTCAATCGTATTTAATAATGACGGTACAACCCAAAGTGTGAATGCTGGCCAACCAGTGACTACAACACCTTTAGGGGCGAATGGTCTAAATATGAATGGTGCGGATACGCAACAAACATTAACCATGAAGTTTGATAATCCAACTCAGTTTTCAGCACCGTTTGAAATGCGTCGCTTCAGTGAAGATGGCGCAACAACAGGTTATTTATCGAAAGTAGACATTGATAAGAGTGGTAACATTGTTGGTTCTTACTCAAATGGTAAAGACGTCACGTTAGGTCGTGTCGCGATGGTTCGAGTAACCAACCAACAAGGTCTTGCGCAGAATGGCGGCACTCAATGGTCGACTACTCAAGCGTCTGGTGCGGCAATTTGGGGTGAAGCAAACCAAGGTTCATTTGGTGATATTCAAAGTGGTACGTTAGAGCAATCAAACATTGATATGACTCAAGAGCTGGTTGATTTAATCTCAGCGCAACGTAACTTCCAAGCGAACTCTCGTGCATTAGATGTGCACAACCAGCTACAACAAAATATCTTACAAATTCGATAA
- the flgK gene encoding flagellar hook-associated protein FlgK produces MGLDLLNLGTQGVLTAQRQLNTTSHNINNVNTEGFSRQSVVQETNMPHWVSGANLGAGVHVAAVRRSFDQFATNELNLSTTNLNYSMDTEANLDVLTNMMSSIGAKRIPENINDWFDAVKTLSDSPNEIGARKVVLEKSRLISQSLNDFYENVRQQNADVNKKMDLTVERMNGIALELKDINKMMVKTPGPHNDLMDRHEKLIKELSQYTKVTITKRDNENSFNVLIGGGHMLVSGTESSQLKMIQGTPDPLQRRLAMVEGNGVKAIQHDSIGGKLSSLFELRDKTIPTIMDELGRVAVGFSSEVNRLQSQAIDLRGQVGANIFSDVNSEQAVRSRAIIPGDSSAEIGVFIDDISLLKAGDYALKYDGSQYTVTRPTGEVQRLDPTGNPSTFFLDGMRVEIREPLSAGERILLRPTRLAAGDMKLEMNEAEKIAAQSYASSATFATGNAKFKVLQSGDLKEFQVVISPAANQFAVLDMKGKMLLEPQTYPPKGPVTVGGTTFELSGGAAANDKFAANLVPSEGDNGNLLLMQGLQTRKVMDEGRSTVIDLYQNVNTEVGLKKATATRLTEVARVETEAAQSRVASVSGVNLDEEAANMMKFQQAYMASSRIMKAADETFNTILQLS; encoded by the coding sequence ATGGGACTTGATCTGCTTAATCTAGGTACACAAGGTGTGCTTACGGCGCAGCGTCAACTGAATACGACCAGTCACAATATTAACAACGTTAATACTGAAGGCTTTAGTCGTCAATCGGTAGTTCAAGAAACAAATATGCCTCATTGGGTGTCAGGTGCAAACCTCGGCGCAGGCGTGCATGTTGCCGCTGTGCGACGTTCGTTTGATCAGTTCGCAACCAATGAACTGAACCTATCGACAACCAATCTAAATTACTCGATGGATACAGAAGCAAATCTTGATGTTCTTACGAATATGATGTCGTCTATTGGCGCTAAACGTATTCCTGAAAACATTAATGATTGGTTTGATGCCGTAAAAACGCTTTCTGATAGCCCTAACGAAATCGGCGCACGTAAAGTCGTCCTTGAAAAATCACGTCTTATTTCACAAAGCTTGAACGACTTTTATGAAAATGTACGTCAGCAAAATGCCGACGTAAATAAAAAGATGGATCTTACTGTAGAGCGTATGAATGGTATTGCTCTAGAGTTAAAAGACATTAACAAGATGATGGTTAAGACCCCTGGTCCGCACAATGACCTAATGGACCGTCATGAAAAGTTAATTAAAGAGCTGTCTCAATACACAAAAGTAACGATCACAAAACGTGACAATGAGAATTCATTCAATGTCTTAATTGGTGGTGGGCACATGTTAGTGTCTGGTACTGAATCAAGTCAATTGAAGATGATTCAAGGAACGCCTGACCCATTACAGCGTCGACTAGCGATGGTTGAAGGCAATGGTGTTAAAGCCATTCAGCATGACAGCATTGGCGGTAAATTATCGTCATTGTTTGAGCTGCGCGATAAAACGATCCCTACGATTATGGATGAACTAGGCCGAGTAGCCGTAGGCTTCAGCAGTGAAGTTAACCGTTTACAAAGTCAAGCCATTGATTTACGTGGGCAGGTCGGTGCAAATATTTTCTCTGACGTAAACTCAGAACAAGCCGTTCGTAGTCGTGCCATTATTCCTGGTGATTCTTCAGCAGAAATCGGTGTATTTATTGACGACATCAGCTTATTGAAAGCCGGTGATTACGCCCTTAAATACGATGGCAGCCAATATACGGTGACCCGACCTACAGGCGAAGTACAACGCTTAGATCCAACCGGTAACCCATCGACCTTTTTCTTAGATGGCATGCGAGTAGAAATTCGCGAACCACTAAGTGCCGGTGAGCGTATATTACTTCGTCCAACCCGTCTTGCGGCTGGCGACATGAAGCTTGAAATGAACGAAGCTGAGAAAATTGCGGCACAAAGTTATGCGAGCTCTGCAACGTTTGCGACAGGTAATGCGAAATTTAAAGTATTACAGTCAGGCGACTTAAAAGAGTTCCAAGTTGTGATTTCTCCAGCAGCGAATCAATTTGCTGTGTTAGACATGAAAGGCAAAATGTTACTTGAGCCACAAACCTATCCGCCAAAAGGTCCAGTGACTGTCGGTGGAACTACGTTTGAATTGTCTGGTGGTGCTGCCGCAAATGATAAGTTTGCAGCAAACCTCGTTCCATCAGAGGGGGATAACGGTAACTTGTTGCTAATGCAAGGTCTGCAAACTCGTAAGGTCATGGACGAAGGCCGTTCAACGGTGATCGACTTATACCAAAACGTAAATACAGAAGTTGGCCTTAAAAAAGCAACCGCCACTCGTTTAACCGAAGTTGCACGTGTAGAGACCGAAGCTGCACAAAGTCGCGTTGCGTCTGTTTCTGGTGTTAACTTGGATGAAGAAGCGGCAAACATGATGAA
- the flgB gene encoding flagellar basal body rod protein FlgB, protein MAISFDKALGIHQYTVGVRSQRAEMIATNIAQANTPGYKAKGMDFQKAMQSATSKASMGLSRTDGRHINASTRVAGEIQYRLPTQPDTGDGNTVDVDLERNLFMQNQLRHQASLEFLGSKFKNLTKAIKGE, encoded by the coding sequence ATGGCAATTTCTTTTGATAAAGCATTAGGTATTCATCAGTACACCGTTGGAGTTCGCTCTCAACGTGCTGAAATGATAGCGACTAATATCGCTCAGGCGAATACTCCTGGCTATAAAGCAAAAGGAATGGACTTTCAAAAAGCAATGCAGTCGGCAACATCAAAGGCAAGCATGGGTCTTAGTCGTACGGATGGTCGGCACATTAATGCCTCAACACGAGTGGCAGGGGAAATTCAATACCGTCTTCCTACCCAACCTGATACAGGTGATGGAAATACGGTAGATGTGGATTTGGAGCGTAATTTATTTATGCAAAACCAACTTCGTCATCAAGCATCATTAGAGTTTTTAGGCAGTAAATTCAAAAATCTCACCAAAGCAATTAAAGGGGAATAG